A single window of Nocardia sp. NBC_01327 DNA harbors:
- a CDS encoding ABC transporter substrate-binding protein, translated as MSKQWSRSLRVVVGIASAAVVAGSLSACGNSSDSNGDTVYFGVSGPKSGASAEYGRLWQQGFDLAIDQVNAAGGINGKKVALKWEDSQSDPKQTVPIATKFVGDNSIIAELGDFSSPASIAASPVYNRGKLVQYGFTNSSTEFTKGGEYSWSPSITLDTFQDRNTQWVQSKAKKVSVVYLETDWGKEAFKYFQQFAQQRGIEIAYSSSILPDSQDFRPVLIKGRDANPDAFVHLGYGPDGALVVKQLRDVGYNGQFFGGQNTPQFIQLAGAAAEGDIVNGVFSPSDTNPKVQDFVTKFRAKYNTDPGDFNVYAYDAINVLVQAAKSGGATREGVLKGLREVKNFSGIGLGDSFAFNQQTRRPDGVKPIELLLKNGAFVPTGSK; from the coding sequence ATGAGTAAGCAGTGGTCCCGGTCGCTTCGGGTAGTGGTGGGCATCGCGTCCGCGGCCGTGGTGGCCGGGTCGTTGTCGGCGTGCGGCAATTCGTCGGACAGCAATGGCGACACCGTGTATTTCGGTGTGTCGGGGCCGAAGTCGGGGGCCTCGGCGGAGTACGGGCGGCTGTGGCAGCAGGGCTTCGATCTGGCGATCGATCAGGTCAATGCGGCCGGCGGCATCAATGGTAAGAAGGTGGCGCTGAAGTGGGAGGACTCGCAGTCCGACCCGAAGCAGACGGTGCCGATCGCGACCAAGTTCGTCGGTGACAATTCGATCATCGCCGAATTGGGCGACTTCTCCTCTCCCGCATCGATTGCCGCGTCACCGGTGTACAACCGGGGCAAGCTGGTGCAGTACGGCTTCACCAATTCGTCGACGGAATTCACCAAGGGCGGCGAGTATTCGTGGAGCCCCTCGATCACCTTGGACACCTTCCAGGATCGCAATACCCAGTGGGTGCAGTCGAAGGCGAAGAAGGTCTCGGTCGTCTACCTCGAAACCGATTGGGGTAAAGAGGCTTTCAAGTACTTCCAGCAGTTCGCGCAGCAGCGGGGCATCGAGATCGCCTACTCCTCGTCGATCCTGCCCGATTCGCAGGACTTCCGGCCGGTGCTGATCAAGGGCCGCGATGCGAACCCGGATGCGTTTGTGCACCTGGGATATGGCCCGGATGGTGCGCTCGTGGTCAAACAGTTGCGCGATGTGGGATACAACGGCCAGTTCTTCGGCGGCCAGAACACGCCGCAGTTCATTCAACTGGCGGGCGCGGCGGCCGAGGGAGACATCGTGAACGGCGTCTTCTCGCCGTCCGATACCAATCCGAAGGTGCAGGACTTCGTGACGAAGTTCCGCGCGAAGTACAACACCGATCCGGGCGACTTCAACGTCTACGCCTATGACGCGATCAATGTGCTGGTGCAGGCGGCCAAGTCCGGCGGCGCCACCCGCGAGGGCGTGCTGAAGGGTCTGCGCGAGGTCAAGAACTTCAGCGGTATCGGCCTGGGTGATTCGTTCGCGTTCAATCAGCAGACGCGGCGGCCGGACGGGGTGAAGCCGATCGAATTGCTCTTGAAGAACGGCGCATTCGTGCCGACCGGTAGCAAGTAG